In one Salvelinus fontinalis isolate EN_2023a chromosome 16, ASM2944872v1, whole genome shotgun sequence genomic region, the following are encoded:
- the LOC129813262 gene encoding cytochrome c oxidase assembly protein COX16 homolog, mitochondrial: MLTFKALQRNKTLKYGVPMLLLVVGGSFGLREFTQIRYDAQKIMKKLDPTLEAKVNPQKQSVILEEEYKKMKDVNLEEWRNIRGPRPWEDSKEYQEQQRSRQGKAA; the protein is encoded by the exons ATGTTGACCTTCAAAGCATTACAGAGGAACAAAACCCTTAAATATGGCGTTCCCATGTTG TTGCTGGTAGTGGGAGGTTCCTTTGGGCTCCGGGAATTCACACAGATCCGCTACGATGCTCAGAAGATCATGAAGAAG ctggATCCAACCCTGGAGGCCAAGGTGAACCCCCAGAAACAGTCTGTTATCCTGGAGGAGGAGTACAAG AAGATGAAGGATGTAAACCTGGAGGAGTGGAGAAACATCAGAGGTCCTCGTCCCTGGGAAGACTCCAAGGAATACCAAGAGCAGCAACGCTCCAGACAGGGCAAGGCAGCGTGA